CCTCAGTATCCTATTTATTTGGCGGCTGGCAGTGCTGCGCAACAACTTGACTCCAACGCCAACCCAACTTTGGAAATATATTCAACGAATTTTAGCGATCCGAGTTATGATTTGGAATTGAAAGCGAGCTTACCCAGCCAGTACAGGTAAAAATTTAACAGTACTAtaaagtatttacatatttatttgaacttttttcttatGCGTTAGATTCCAAAAGGTTATCTGGAGTCCCACTGGTTACGATGGCGCACAATCGAATGGACTCATTGTTGGCGGCTGCGAGGGTGGACATGTTATGATTTATTCTGCTGCTAAAATGCTTGCCAACGAGGAAGGACTTATTGCACGTCAAGATAAACATACTGGTCCCGTTAGTGGACTTGATGTTAacccatttcaaaaaaatttgctcgCCTCATGTGCCTCCGAATCGGAGATATTTATTTGGGATCTTAACAACACCACCACGCACATGAATCCGGGCACTAAAACACAGCCACTGGAAGATGTGCAAAATGTCGCTTGGAATCGACAGGTGCAACACATACTGGCCTCAGTATTTAGCTCACGTTGTGTAATTTGGGATTTGCGTAAGAGCGAACAAATCATTAAACTTTCCGATACACAATCTCGAGTGCGTTGGCATGCCATACAATGGCATCCGGATGTGGCAACACAAGTGTGGCTCGCTTCAGAAGACGATCAAGCGCCGGTAGTGCAACTGTGGGATTTGCGTTATGCCACTGCGCCAGCTAAAACAATGCAAATACATCAACGCGGTATGCTCGGCATGTCATGGTGTCCGCGTGATGTCGATCTGATGGTGTCGTGTGGCAAAGACAACCACATCTACTGTTGGAATCCAAACACTGATTTGCCCGAAGGCGAAATACTTTCTGAAGTAGCAGCCACGGCTACTTGGTATTCGGATGTGCAGTGGTGTCCACGCAATCCAGCGCTGGTCGCAAGTGCTAGCCTCGACGGTAATGTTTCTATTTACTCACTTTTCGGTGGTACACAGCAACAGGTGCAAACATCCAATAAGATAGCTGACTCCTTTCCGGGAATGGATCAAATAGCGCAGGCGCCGATACCACAACAATCAACGCAGATAGTATACCATGACTTAAAGCGAGCACCGAAATGGATCAAACGACCATGTAGTGTGGCGTTTGGGGTATGTTAAAGTAGATAAATTTGTACAACTGGAATATGTAATAATTCACCAATCTACAATATGACGTACCTATTTGCAGTTCGGCGGCAAGTTAGTGCACTTTAATGGTAAATCGAAGCAGGTGCAAGTATCGCAAGTGGTAACCGAACCAGAGCTAGTAGAGCGCGCCAATGCGCTCGAACGTTCGCTTAACGAAGCGAATTATGTTGATTACTGCCGCGAACGTGCCGATAAAATGAACGATCAAAATGGACGTTATTTATGGTACTTTATAAAGGCAAATTTCGAACTCAATCCAAAGGAGGAAATGTTGAATTTACTCGGTAAATGAAAGTACaaaaaacatatgtaaatatttgtattgacaaattaattttttttaggtttcaaCAAGGATGACATCGATGGAAAATTCGCGAAGTTTGTGAAAGAAGATGAAGCGGAAGAAAATGATGTAAATCATGTGACAAATCGAATTGCCAATCTATCGCATGTAAGTAAAAGGGCAGACTTTAAATCATTTTGCAAATGCacaattgaataatattttcgtTAGTTGAAAGCAAACTTgcaatcacaaaaaaatcacaaaaaagtgGGCAACAGTTCTGCTGATGTATGTACAACGTTTTATTTTCTGATATCAAAATTCGGttcaattattatatttttttgggaacatttttttatttcatttgagttAAAAGCCTTTAAAATACACTTTTGCTGAAGTTCGGCTCAATTCTCACTCTTCCAGACCTATTTCttatctataattttttttaattgtcaaCTTCTCATTTAGTTTCTTATCTTGAATTCAGCATCCGACACTAGTAGTGTCACATACTTTGTATTTTTGATGCTGCGTTGTTAAGTTAGACCTATCACACGCAAAAGCGATGTGGCTTGTATTATTTGGGCGTAAGTGATATGGAGGCAacctaaattattttcttatatttttttatattaaaattaatattcgtAATTTTCATTTCGTAAAATGCTTCATACTAATGCGCCCATTCATTTGCAAATCGTTTGTTTGCTTAGAGTGATTCATCGGAAGTTGAGTGCGATCAAAGTACTGATGGCAGTACCGACATTTCGGTAAGCACTCCCATATTAGTTTGGTAGGCGATTATATGATTAAAACATGTATATGTTTTATATCCCAATCAACTATTAGTTGAATGGGTTAATAAGAGAAATttgtaatcaaaataaaatcgCGTATCGTCAATTATCGAACGCTATGAAGTTTATTTTGACTATGAATTTCGTATTAGTAGgtttttggtgttgttgtttggagtgcattatattaaaaaactaaaaactttcaTCTTATTCTTAGCATTTAGAAAGGCCCTAAAAACTTGATTCGAAACTGAGTTTTATGAGGATTCTAGCAATCGGGGTTCAAATTGtctacaacaaataaatactaTATCACCGAGCAAGGAATGCTTTTgtacaaaatccaaaatttaatttagggtCTGTCTAAATATTGGCGGCTGTACATTTTTATAACAATCATGTATTTATTCCTGATTCAGTATctttacaaagtttaaaaacctttttagttttatttagagTTTACGCCCCACCCTTTATCGCACACCCGCTCCTATATGCTTCTCAGTGTTCTGcctaaaatatatacaattcaTATATTCAAATGTACATCCATATaaggtctgttcatgtaaaatttattcagtaacttaatttccgagaattcgTTCTCAAcgcgaaaaatatcaaaaaaagcatgtgaacgcaaaaccagtaacaacTTGCAAGctttacgaacagctgattaaatcgttggcaggaaaaatcacaaaaattaaaaattgttgcacTTGAGCTATGTcttataaaagtaataaaaaataaagtgaataaaatgaaaaataccgAGCTCTCGGAATCACATGATTTCATTTTGTCCCCAAtaatttattccatttcatcatcgctgtcagatgaagaacattcTATTAGCAAttgcaattcgcaaattttaattcgtgtttacttttactttgggATCAGCTGTTTtcctcacttgcaaattcttacaagtaaaaattagccaacaaaacttgcaacttccctcAAAATTAAGTGTCATTTTGCACTCTCacttcccctactttgcaatttttttgggtacatgaacaccaaaaagTTATAATTTGTAACATAATTTGTAATTGTTACaaactatttgcttcatgaacagacctatatatacatttataatttatataatatctcGTTTATTGCATTCAATAATTGTGTGGGCTAATTTTTAtgtagaaattttcaaaataaataaataatatttttttgtgtgcaaaaataaaaaattacagcaaCCAGTTGATAACAACGCCATCTTCGATGGTATTGCGGCCACACAGAAGCAACAGCAGCTCGACAATGAGAACGGCGCGAAACTACCGAAGCAATTCGCCATTCCCAAGGGAGATCGTAAGTAATCAAAATTCAAGATTGAAGTATTTGGtagaataatttgatttttttggttttttcacatTTCCATAGATCCAGATAGCCTCATAACCGAAGCTATTCTCACCGGCAATCTGGAGGCTGCCGTTGAATTATGTCTTGATTCGCAACGCACCTCAGAAGCACTTATCATCGCATCTACGGCTGGTATTGATTTCCTTACCAAGATACATAACCGTTACTTGCAGAACCAACAAAACGAGCTATCGAATGTGATCAGCGCGTTGGTGACACGTGATTGGTTGGACTTTGTCAATCGTTGCACCGTAGACTCGTGGAAGGAAGCTTTAGTAGCAGCACTCAAACATAGCGACCGCAAAGTGGTCGATATTTGCGAGCGTTTGGGTGATCGTTTACTGGAGGAGCGCGCGCAAAGCATCGATTTCACGCGTAATgcaatgttatgttatgtgtgTGCGGGCAGTATTGATAAGTTGGTAACTGCTTGGCATCAACTAAAGGCGCTGGAGCATCAAAGCGATAGTTACAAGCCGAATACGGCTGAATTACAGGAATTGGCCGAAATTGTTATGTTAATGAGcaaatctttggaacaacaaggAATAGCCTTGGAGTTAAATGGTCGATTTGCTGACTTCATTACCGAGTACGGTGGTCTGCTAGTGGCGCAGGGTGCGCTCACAGCTGCATTGGCATACATTTTCGCCTTGGGTTCGGGGAACCATGAAGAAAAGGTCGAACTGGTAGAACTGCGCGAGCGCATATATAACACGGTTAATTATAGGCCAAACCAAGCAGCAGCGAGCGGACGTCTACcatatcaacaacaacaaaaacaacaacagcagcaagcgCAAAATATATACAGCCGACAACagccgcagcagcagcaaccaCAACAACCACTTGCAGCACGTGGCTCGTTTTCGCATGCATTGCCACAGACATTAGGTGGATACGGCAGCGCTGGTGTCACGAATCAATTTGCCAACGCACCCACTAGTAATTGGAACGCGGCAGCTGTTCCACCGCCCGGCGGAGCTGCACCTATACCACAACCAGCAGCGCCAACACTTTTTAATCCCGCGGCACCTTTAGTGCCGACAGCTGCTGCAACGAAGCCACCTCTTCCCGCCGCGGTAGTACCTGGCCATATAACAAATGAACCCCATACCCAGCCACCGCGTCCAGCCAGCAATGCCAGTTCTCAaggtggcggcggcggcggaAATATACATTCTCGCTCCAAATATGTGCTTGATCCGTCTGTGGCCTCAGCTAGTCCTATGGGTGCTTACGGCGGTGGATATCAACCACTGGCGCCATCGCCGGCAACAACCGCAATGCCCGCTTTTAATACAAGTCCATTTAATGCGCCATTGGTGCCAACACAGCCACAACCGAATTTAATGCAGCCCGCTGCACCTTTCAATGCAGGTGCACCTTACGGTTTGAGtggcaacaacaactacaatgcTGGTTTACCAACAGATATTGGCAATCAACAGCAGGCgctaccaccaccaccgccagtGCAGAACTTACAACACAATCCAACACCGCCACCAGGCTGGAACGATCCGCCTGCTTTGAAGTCAACTCGTGCGGTAAGTTGAGAAAGGCGTACactaaacagaaaaacaaaaaactagcaATTTTCTTAGGGGCTAAGAAATGCAGGCTTTTTAATAATACATTTCTCTCGCTTAGACATTGCACAATAGCAACAATGAAATGTCTGCGCGTCACGCTGGCACTCGTCGCTGGCAGAAAATCATAAATCACGAAAAGGATGATGTAGATGCGCTTTTAAGGCCACCATCCCAATTTAGCTATGAACAGTTTTATGCAAATGAGTTGCATACAACTACAGTGCCTACACAAGAAATCTGGCAGGTATCGTGCGCACTCCAACGTCCTAGgcattttggtttttccttCCATTACCTTTTCCGGTAGAGCAAGCCAAATCGATACCGATGTTACACATCAACCTGGAATACATCTTTTCTTAAAGATTTTTGACATTTGGCGCATACTGTTGCCTTGCTTTTAAATAACCAATATGTGgctaaatttaactttttcgaAACGATTAGTTGCAAATCACGAATGTGTTGTTGTTCCGCTAAAGGCCATTAtccataaaaatatgaaatgcatATTTTCTCCCATTACTAATAAAGTTGATTTTGTGGccttattattaaataataagttAATTGAGCATAATTTGACCTGTCgtactaaaattattcttacCTCCCTAGCAGGCCAAAAAACCAGAGCCTACACCCTCATCTGCACCCATAACTCATCCCTTATTCGGTGTTGATcccaatcaaaatcaaaacgGTTACAGGGAGCCATATGGCCAATATCAggtaaaaaataagtaataaaaaaatgatagcaTTTATGACTTCTTAtacatttacataattttttttagaatactgGCATGCCTCCACCACCAACAACGGCCAACAGTAGCATACCGAATCAATCTCAGGCTGCCGGAACAGGGGGTTACTACAATCCGTCATTacagcaaaataataatttgccaACACAACAATTTCAACCTCAAATGAACTTCCAAGCATCAGCTATACCACAACAGCAGCAATCCTGGAATGTGCAACAGCAAAATGTGGGCTACACCGAGCAGGCTGCACCAGTGCACAGACAACCCGAACCGCCAAAAGAGAAGCCGCCACTACCTGAGGAATACATATATTTGCAAACTGTGCTGGAGGAGTTGAAGAATCAATGTTTGGCAGTGACCACTGATCCGgtaggtataaataataaatacaaatggttaaaaaaaattgcccagCAGCAAGGCgagtctattaaaggtggtgttagtaaatcagctgatttgcttttttttctttcgctgcgCCCATGTAGCTGTCAgtacagaataaaacaaggcgaattaattttttattttttacttcgccAATACCTTGCCGTgataatcaaacgtacaaaacattgttgttggtctagtgccaccaccttcaaTAAATAGGCCTTGCCTAGCAGTGGCGATCCCtaatcgttgttgttgtaaaatcataaaatattccCCATAAATTTTTATGGCTGAAGTAACAGTGTTTGGTAGTGGATAAATGACCCCAGTCACAGTGACAAAGCAAcagtgattattttttattcaaaattcatttattatgtattaattcgtcaaaaaatattcatcattcCAGCGCACCAAACGAAAATTTGTGGATGTTACAAAACGTCTGGAAAATCTTTACGACTGTTTACGTGATGGCAGAGTGAGTACAATTGccaaaattgaatgtttttattacttaaaaCTTGTATCTTCCTTTCTCTTCTTTTGatgctttttttattacttacaaATTGTATCTTCCTCTCTCTCTTCTTTCTCGCAGCTTAATCCGGCCACAATTACAGCCCTCAATCAAATCGTGCAGTTCGTGCAAGTGGGCGATTATGCTAATGCCTTGCAAACGCACACACAAATCGCATTCGGTTCCGATTTTTCACAGTGTGCTGGCTTTATGCCGGGTCTAAAGGTGCTGGTACAATCGGCGACTGATTTGCAAGTTTATCTACGATGAATTACATAGCCTCATAGCTATAACAGGAGAAATCCTGAGGAATCAGTGCGAgatcatttataaatttaaaataattccaTTTTATTCATAAAGATTGTGTTCCATGGCTTCTTTCCATTTACTATATTATGTATTCTTTTCATCATTaatatttttcggaaaaaacGCGAGTTATGATGCTTATGTCATAAAAACGAGAGGATCCATATTtgtactaaacattttttacggCGATAAGGGCAGAAgcacatttaaatattaataattaatttcgtgtttttgttttttcaaagtgtactttattcaaaatgttTGCGAATCgtgaatttaacaaaattcgttatattacatatttcaaTTTGCGCGTGCTCTAAGGGCCAACTATACAATATAAATGACTACATAattgtataaatttattatgaTGATTAAATAGAGATTAATAAACGAATCTGTGCATATATTTGCAAACAAAAGGgggagaaattaaattttatttttatttgatgtatatacatatatagcagGTAGATACCTACgaaatgtctttcaaacgtttggaactttatgcaaaattctcctcgaagaagtgcgtgaaatgttcaattcttgagaacgtTGACGAGTTaaggttgttggatgttcacgctcattttcggctacagcagctatagcccctattatgagttagattcgatattctttggttgtcgaagatcgaaaatcgaatgtcaatttggtattatgagcggtgcagccctgtcgaaattttcgttgaataccgaatttagagtcgaatgcaattttgctttcgattgtgttgcgtattgtgggtaaacttgttaaaatgtaagttgtatgcgattatttatggttttatagtatccaaataataaatatatactaattttgttaattttatacaggtcgaaagtcgtgagtaccaaacagcaattagaaaggctagtttcattaatggaagagaatccacaattcgcaaaagggatttgcaccaaagttcaagcagcaaaaaaatgggaggaatttacaacggagctgaattgcttgggaccaccagttagaacggaagcaaaatggattaaggtttataatggttttgtttttttgtgatgtttatagaaatacatttttattttcccttggcaagtatgggctgaaatacgtagaggaactgaaatatatatttttttcgaatgacgaataattgaataaagaaaatttataacaaaaataaaacagaaactgtggcgtaaagttttctatttaatactttttagatttttctataatattctaagaatatcATTTCTTATGctgtatttgctataaaaatgtgcttttctttgttgcagatcagcctctgtactactaaattgtatccatctttggcaaatataatttcCAGGACATCTATTATTTCCGATAGAACAACAGACGCAGtaggttgagcaagtcctagcataccttcattaccaatactcaattggtacgatccctgagcataaaatcgcagaactgtggctagctttaaaatatttggaatggatttggctcgtgtgcactgctgcaactggttttctgtactggacagtaggttcataaacgcctctttaaataatctaaagttctttaaaaatctgtaaggaaatttctgtaatgttaagtacgtcaacacattttgaaaattcttaacgtactcagtggaagccatttctagagggttggatgcgcccctcaactgttttctacttctagctagtttcactaatctttcatcgtccgataaatcgtcgaatcacaactccgttgtactcattttcacaaaaaatacttttttcaacttttaaaaataatattagcaaagaatttcaacataatcggtttttcttttattttgatttgctgtatcagctgagaaaaaattatctattgtaaatgcgtcgagcgatcgaaattcacaatagtcctattcttcaacgaatgagcaccataataccaaatgaaaattcgttcgatcagtactttcgactacagtcgaagatcgaatgttgctcataataagggcctatgttttcgggtgtacgcactgtaggagcacgttcacgtgttgttttatccattaacgatccactttcacgaacacgattaacaaattgatccacaaactgtcttgttggcaaatctgttttttggaattttttttttcaaatttctcacagtttgagtagaagactcaccactttggaaataggttttcaatatttcccaaatttattcaagcgtatagcgtcccatttcgtaaatgtcaaacctttaagtaaattatgaacacatttgacatgtcatttgtgttaccattctcaaaaaaaaaggtggttcaaaaagcaaacgctatatggcccaccctcaaataggtatataaataaataaatatataaataaatgtatacatttaacaataataataaataagaattaaattGTAAGCCATTAATCAGTATAAGTCTAGTATAGTCGAAtacaaactttttcttctttattggtGTTGTAGCCGCTGTAGCAGTCGATCTTTTCTGACTTTTTGTGTAATGACAGTTGATACTTCGTTTGGCCTTCTTCCATCTCCAGACTTACACGCTTCGCTGCTCTATCCATAttggacatatgtatgtgagtagtACGCTCTTATAAAGGATTTTGCTATCTCGGTTCAATTCTTCACCTCAAACTGTCTTCTCCAGCATCAGATTAATAATTAACACAATAGCAATTGTCTGAAACCGCGTTTGGTATCGATAAATCGATAAGTTCGGAGAGGTCCTAGACAACGCTGGCAGAATTGGTAGCAACTTCTTTTTGTGCTATCGAAAGAACTTCTATTTTCTTGAACTGTAAGCTTACtgtttattgattaataaattaaattaaatgaatatctGGTTGATGAATTTCCAAAACCTGAAATTGTACTGATAATATCCAATCAGTTCGTTGACAGTGGTGTTGAGTCTTTCACACAGTACTCTCGATAGAACCTTATATGCGATACTAAGAAGAATGATCTCTCGAAAATTGGCACATATTTCAGGATCACCCGTTTTGTAAATTGGGTAGAGCAGACTTGAGTTGCTGTGGGCAGACATACATACGCTTATCCCATCAACTTCTGCAAATGAGCTAGTGCATGCACCTTAGCAGCTCCGTTCAGCTGTACTTGTATTAACCGTGTTATACCTACCTGCAAGGACGAATGAAGAGACGTCGATACTTCAAAAACCTATTTAGTAAATTGCAATTTTCTTCAATCTCTATACATTATATTtacgatttttaaaattcttagaCTGTTACATTTTCTTATATCTACCGGCAGTTGATTATACACTTTTAAACTTTAACATTTTCCGTTTGAAAAAAGATGGAGcttcaaattatttctatattttgttaaataagTGTGTGGGTCGCTTCTAAatctaatattttcattaaaaaatttcggGATAGCTCTGTCTGATAGATCTTTTtatcaattataaaaaataatataataaaacttctggaaaatatacgaaaaagtattatatggaagaaaaaatgttaactttcGATGCAACTCTGTACCATCAATCTGGCAGCCACTTCCATGTCGCTATTGAAACAGTTGTTTTAGCACATTATTTCCACGTGAAGTTGGACGCATTTTTCATTTTCGGCaaagatatttaaaatattgttgaTTGTTTTGAATTTATGTGGTGGCAGTAATAACAATCATAATTATAATATCTTGTCTTAAATTATATTTGCAGTTCGAAAGCACTGTGTATGATTGACAGGTATGAAATCAGCGAGCTGGTCGCAACGTATAGCTGTTCGCAGACTATGAGAGCATCTGTAATATTGCAAATcattcttacaaatatttgtttgaattcaatatttacggtaTTTTGCACAAGTTATTATGATACATTTTCTTGTTTCACTACAGCAAGTGCCTAcgtgaaaatggaaaattatacACAAGTTGATGATTATGGTGGGGACATATTGGTGAAAAACGAGTACCTCGAGTATAATGAATCCATTGAGACCGGATATGAAAATGAATCGTTGATTGAATATGTTGAAGAAGAGGAGGTGCAAGATTACGACTATGTCGAAGATCATGCGAAAACGCACACGCTCACAATAAAAGCCATGCTAATAGACGGGCTACATCAAAAAGTGTATCGTTGTTTAGAATGTGATATAGATTTTGCTACAATTGAAGACTTTACTAAGGTCCATCAAGAAATGCAAACAAAGCCTCGTCTTTACCAAACAACTGATCAAGTGGCTGATACTGAATCATTTCAGACCGAAAATTTAAGCAATGAACAACCCATTCTTGCGCACGAAGGTGAAGACTGGACAATTGTAAAAGAAGAGCCAATTGATACTAATGATAATGGAGAAAAGTATATAGAAGTTAATGAGAATATTGCAGAAAGTGCGGAGACTACTGAGGGCATCGGCGAATTGCTTTCAGAAACAGATTTACGTTACGAAGATGTATGAAACTTGCAactaaaatgttaaatgttgtaaaattttatattaactcAAGTACATTATTTTTACTAAAGCAGATGGCACAAGAGATAGCCGAAGATGAGGATGATGGTGAAAAGTATTTTTGCTGTGATTGCCAAGTTGTATTTAGTGATTTGGAAAGTGCGGAGCAGCACGTTTGCAGCGCACTTAACACCGCTGCATTGGATGCAGATTCAGCAGGTGGCAGTATTGCAGAGCAAAAAGGTGATAATAACATAGATTATGAAGAGCAGAGCGAGACTTCAACAAACAAAATAGCAAGTAGTGATGCAAAGTACCATTGCCTGGagtgtggaaaaaattttaattccctACAAGGTTTACAAATACACCTTCGCAGTCATAAAACCAAACAAAGAAAGACAAAGAGCAACGTGCAAGAGGTAGAGGAGTTAAAAAGCACGACATGCCCAATATGTAATACCACATTCAGATCGTATAAAAATCTTaagtaagcaaatattttagaTTAAAGTAAAATCCCAAACCaatcttatatttatttcaggTTGCACATGAAAATGCATGATGCACAACAGATGCGTACTATAGAAGAAGCATTACCCGCTGGTGCCAAAGGGCAATACAATGACATGAATAAGTTCTTTTGTGAAATTTGCAATAAGAGGTTAGAAATTGTAATTGTAAACCGAAAAAAGTGGATGATTCCCGAATTTCAAATTACagctttgaacaaaatttacttggtatacataaaaatatgcacCAACAGGCGACGGAGTACAAGTGCGGTATCTGCAATCGGGACTTTGAGAATAAAACTAGCTACGATATGCATATGCAAATGCACGCTGAAAGACCGGTGAAACCTCGTAAACAACAATTCAAAGAAGCTAATACCACTGGCAACGATAAGCGTGATGGTCGCTTTGCATGTCAATATTGCGGGCGAACCTTCCAGCGGCCATTCGAAAAAGTACGTCACGAGCGCGTGCACACTGGCGAGAAACCACATGCGTGCGAAGTGTGTGGCAAAACCTTCCGTGTATCTTATTCACTTACGCTGCATCTACGCACGCACACCGATATTCGACCATTTGTGTGTGCAACTTGCAATAAACGGTAAGATTCAAAACGGCACAACGGTCACATtagattgttaaaaaattaagtagggGATAAAAGCAAAAACTGTTTGAACGGCATGATGAGATGGATGATCTTATTAACAGCTGTAGCATTTTCATCTTTCAACTATTTCTGCTCCTCTAATTTCAACATAAATCAATGGACTCGTCaaattaattacataaattGTTACCTCTCGTTTCAGTTTCAAATCACAACCGGTATATGCGCATCACCTTCGCACTCACGAATCGGAGCGCGCCTACAAATGTGAAACGTGTTCGAAAACGTTTCGCACGTCGGTACAACTTGCTGCGCATCGAAatattcattctaaaccatacAATTGCCCTGTATGCAATCGTCCCTTTGCTTCATTGTACGCTGTGAAAATACACATGAAAACGCATAATAAGCAAACCCGCTCCGGCGATGCTACTAAATATAGTTGCTATGTATGTG
The sequence above is drawn from the Anastrepha obliqua isolate idAnaObli1 chromosome 4, idAnaObli1_1.0, whole genome shotgun sequence genome and encodes:
- the LOC129246365 gene encoding zinc finger protein 62 homolog, yielding MQTKPRLYQTTDQVADTESFQTENLSNEQPILAHEGEDWTIVKEEPIDTNDNGEKYIEVNENIAESAETTEGIGELLSETDLRYEDMAQEIAEDEDDGEKYFCCDCQVVFSDLESAEQHVCSALNTAALDADSAGGSIAEQKGDNNIDYEEQSETSTNKIASSDAKYHCLECGKNFNSLQGLQIHLRSHKTKQRKTKSNVQEVEELKSTTCPICNTTFRSYKNLKLHMKMHDAQQMRTIEEALPAGAKGQYNDMNKFFCEICNKSFEQNLLGIHKNMHQQATEYKCGICNRDFENKTSYDMHMQMHAERPVKPRKQQFKEANTTGNDKRDGRFACQYCGRTFQRPFEKVRHERVHTGEKPHACEVCGKTFRVSYSLTLHLRTHTDIRPFVCATCNKRFKSQPVYAHHLRTHESERAYKCETCSKTFRTSVQLAAHRNIHSKPYNCPVCNRPFASLYAVKIHMKTHNKQTRSGDATKYSCYVCGAEYARISALRLHMKDFHFIDFDTNQSLELDDEVISADEQNAQENEDEHEVDHEAAVLIAAAAEADCAAYMETVTAQAPDVYEVAQQNDELIVDNYQTEEIVSDWLSK